A genomic stretch from Candidatus Schekmanbacteria bacterium includes:
- a CDS encoding response regulator transcription factor produces MNELIAVVEDEPDISELISINLKKAGFSTKEFSDGKSFLSFLKSNSPDLVILDLMLPDTDGLEICKFLRNNEKHSRCRIIILTAKSEEIDKVLGLELGADDYVTKPFSPKELVARVKAVLRRGNDKLETTKITISSILVIDPEKYEAFVDKNKIELTSTEFRILQILTSHIGKVFTRDEILTKLWGDEKTVVDRTIDVHIKNLRDKLGKAAELIKNIRGVGYKLEV; encoded by the coding sequence ATGAATGAATTAATTGCAGTGGTTGAAGATGAACCGGATATTTCTGAGCTTATATCCATTAACCTAAAAAAAGCGGGCTTCAGCACCAAAGAGTTTTCCGACGGAAAAAGCTTTCTATCTTTTCTTAAATCAAACAGCCCTGACCTTGTCATTCTTGATCTTATGCTTCCTGATACTGACGGCCTTGAAATCTGTAAATTTCTGAGGAACAACGAAAAGCATAGCAGGTGCCGTATTATTATTCTCACGGCAAAGAGTGAAGAAATAGACAAAGTCTTAGGATTAGAACTCGGCGCAGATGACTATGTCACAAAGCCTTTCTCTCCAAAAGAACTTGTTGCAAGAGTAAAAGCAGTTTTGCGCAGAGGAAATGATAAACTGGAAACAACGAAAATCACAATCAGCAGCATCCTTGTCATAGATCCGGAAAAATATGAGGCATTCGTTGATAAGAATAAAATAGAGCTCACTTCAACTGAGTTCAGGATACTTCAGATACTGACATCACACATTGGCAAGGTATTCACCCGCGACGAGATACTCACAAAATTGTGGGGAGATGAGAAAACAGTCGTGGACAGAACAATCGATGTTCATATAAAAAACCTCAGGGACAAACTTGGCAAAGCGGCAGAGCTCATAAAAAACATCAGAGGCGTGGGGTATAAATTAGAAGTATGA
- a CDS encoding type II toxin-antitoxin system HicA family toxin: MTKVPSLNYEKVIKALQRDGWVVVRQKGSHIRLQKNTKTEVLKITVPAHRPIKRSTLSHILKEAYLSVEDFEKLL, from the coding sequence ATGACGAAGGTTCCAAGCTTAAATTACGAGAAGGTCATTAAAGCACTTCAGCGTGATGGCTGGGTTGTAGTTCGTCAAAAGGGCAGTCATATAAGACTGCAGAAAAATACAAAAACAGAAGTTCTTAAAATAACCGTTCCAGCACATCGCCCTATTAAGCGTTCTACTCTTTCCCATATTTTAAAAGAAGCGTATCTGTCTGTAGAAGATTTTGAAAAGCTCTTATAA
- a CDS encoding HAMP domain-containing protein, with translation MKRTIFTKILSGYLVIIFSLCSLILIFSFNTIKSHYIQLLEQDLTRLALSVKVTIAPMLEEKKYNDIDALIKTTGPELNTRITIILSDGTVVADSEKDPHTMENHKARPEIIEASNGNPGSSLRFSATINEEMLYLALPLKKGNEIEGYVRLSLHLKDINPLLTKLEISIAGIAAVILIISVIGAVFLARNLARPIKDLSAASKKFAEGDFDVRVFLNNKDEMRDLADNFNYMTGEIRNLFGELSSQKDELHGIISSFQAGVILIDKSGTIILCNEKAKQIAGNEMISGKSFWEGLRNPDFNEIVDNVRMNRINKEGEIEICSRIYHCSASYIPAKDEIIVLLHDITELKNIEKVKKDFVVNVSHELRTPLTAIKGYVETIEDEIDDKNRNYIEIIKRNTDRLVNIVNDLLLLSELEEKGTRLTIEKVNLKGIIENSIKALEHKAREKNIEMKVEADEKVPLVRGDPFKLEQLFINLIDNAIKYTDQGKVTVTLRCEASNVIAKVTDTGIGIPKEDLSRVFERFYVVDKSRSKKSGGTGLGLSIVKHIVMLHNGRIDIESTPGEGSKFTVTLPC, from the coding sequence ATGAAGCGAACCATATTCACAAAAATATTAAGCGGCTATCTTGTTATCATTTTTTCGTTGTGCTCCCTAATCCTGATATTTTCATTCAACACGATAAAGTCGCATTACATCCAGCTTCTTGAGCAGGATTTGACACGTCTTGCCTTATCTGTGAAAGTTACGATAGCCCCGATGCTTGAAGAAAAAAAGTATAATGATATTGATGCGCTTATAAAAACCACGGGGCCTGAGCTTAATACGCGCATAACAATAATACTAAGTGACGGCACTGTTGTGGCAGATTCAGAAAAAGATCCGCACACCATGGAAAACCACAAGGCACGTCCCGAGATCATCGAGGCATCAAATGGGAATCCCGGCAGTTCTCTTCGCTTCAGTGCGACTATTAACGAGGAAATGCTTTATTTGGCACTTCCTCTAAAAAAAGGAAATGAGATTGAAGGCTATGTAAGATTAAGTCTTCATCTCAAAGACATCAATCCGCTTCTCACAAAATTAGAAATAAGCATTGCAGGAATAGCCGCTGTTATCCTTATCATATCAGTCATCGGTGCTGTATTTCTCGCAAGAAACCTTGCAAGGCCAATAAAGGATCTTAGCGCTGCATCAAAAAAATTTGCAGAAGGCGATTTTGATGTAAGGGTTTTTCTAAACAACAAAGATGAGATGCGGGACCTTGCTGACAATTTCAATTATATGACAGGAGAAATACGAAATCTTTTCGGGGAACTTTCATCCCAGAAGGACGAGTTACATGGAATAATATCATCTTTTCAGGCAGGGGTAATCCTCATTGACAAAAGCGGGACAATAATCCTTTGCAATGAAAAGGCAAAACAAATCGCAGGAAATGAAATGATATCAGGAAAATCATTCTGGGAAGGTTTGCGGAATCCTGACTTCAATGAGATTGTTGATAATGTTCGTATGAATAGGATTAACAAGGAAGGAGAAATCGAAATCTGCTCACGAATTTATCATTGCAGTGCCTCATATATCCCAGCTAAAGATGAAATAATAGTCCTGTTACACGACATAACAGAGCTCAAGAATATTGAAAAAGTAAAAAAGGACTTCGTAGTAAATGTCTCCCATGAGCTCCGGACACCTCTTACAGCAATCAAAGGTTATGTAGAAACCATAGAAGATGAGATTGATGATAAGAACAGGAACTATATTGAAATCATAAAAAGAAACACCGACCGTCTTGTAAATATCGTAAATGACCTTCTTCTCCTCTCAGAGCTTGAAGAAAAAGGAACAAGGCTCACGATTGAAAAAGTCAACCTGAAAGGGATAATAGAGAACTCCATCAAAGCACTTGAGCACAAGGCAAGAGAAAAGAATATTGAAATGAAAGTTGAAGCAGATGAAAAAGTTCCATTAGTCAGAGGAGACCCTTTTAAGCTCGAGCAGTTATTTATAAACCTAATAGACAATGCAATAAAATATACAGACCAGGGAAAAGTGACAGTTACACTCCGCTGCGAAGCTTCAAATGTCATAGCAAAAGTAACAGACACAGGAATCGGAATACCGAAAGAAGACTTGTCCCGTGTATTTGAAAGGTTCTATGTTGTTGACAAATCCCGCTCAAAAAAATCCGGAGGCACCGGGCTTGGTCTTTCGATCGTGAAGCATATCGTTATGCTCCACAATGGCAGGATAGACATTGAAAGCACACCAGGGGAAGGCAGCAAGTTTACTGTCACACTGCCTTGTTGA
- a CDS encoding MBL fold metallo-hydrolase, with protein MQIGKFKTELLIAGFFRLDGGASFGIIPKAIWQKVCPPDEQNRIRVSSRPLLIQTGKKNILIDTGMGNKWDEKGMKMYSIENEPSLLASLKKLNIEPEAIDIVINTHLHFDHSGGNTIIADGKIKPAFPKARYVIQKGEWEYALNPDDRSAGSYLKENYLPLMEEFVQVDLIEGDARICEGVSVIMSTGHTTFHQSVLIESEGMKLFYPGDIMPTSMHVHLPWVMAYDMAPIESVNTRKKLIERAIDENWLIALEHDPVQEFGRLRIEKGKFIFVPEIVS; from the coding sequence ATGCAAATCGGAAAATTTAAAACTGAGCTTCTTATTGCAGGATTTTTCAGACTCGACGGCGGAGCAAGCTTCGGGATAATACCAAAGGCGATTTGGCAGAAAGTTTGTCCTCCTGACGAGCAAAACAGGATCAGGGTTTCGTCAAGGCCTCTTCTTATTCAGACAGGGAAGAAGAATATTCTTATTGATACAGGCATGGGGAATAAATGGGATGAGAAGGGAATGAAGATGTACAGTATTGAAAATGAACCATCGCTTTTGGCTTCGCTGAAAAAATTAAATATTGAGCCAGAAGCGATTGATATTGTTATAAATACACACCTTCATTTTGATCATAGTGGAGGCAATACCATAATTGCTGATGGTAAGATAAAGCCTGCCTTTCCGAAAGCCCGTTATGTCATACAAAAGGGTGAATGGGAGTATGCCCTTAATCCTGATGACAGGTCTGCGGGGAGTTATTTGAAGGAAAATTATCTTCCATTGATGGAGGAGTTTGTTCAGGTTGATCTTATTGAAGGAGATGCGAGAATTTGTGAAGGAGTGAGTGTGATTATGTCAACAGGTCACACAACGTTTCATCAATCGGTACTTATCGAATCTGAGGGGATGAAGCTTTTTTATCCGGGCGATATAATGCCAACTTCAATGCATGTCCATCTTCCATGGGTAATGGCTTACGACATGGCGCCAATCGAATCTGTAAACACCCGCAAAAAACTCATTGAAAGGGCAATCGATGAGAACTGGCTCATTGCATTAGAGCATGATCCGGTGCAGGAGTTCGGGAGGTTAAGGATCGAGAAGGGGAAGTTCATCTTTGTGCCGGAGATAGTCAGTTAA
- a CDS encoding ATP-binding protein, translated as MYIVQKQMENLRRLLAPGKVIVIYGPRRTGKTTLLTEFLKREKKPYLLVNGEDITVQGYLSSQSLEKLKAFVGANRLLVVDEAQKVPNIGLNLKLIIDHLSGIRIIATGSSSFDLARSIGEPLTGRKYTLKLFPLAQIEIGQIEQRNQTDANLESRLIYGSYPEIVLMQDNRVREQYLKGIVSSYLYKDILELDGIRHSAKISRLLQLVAFQIGKEVSYTELANSLGMSKNTAERYLDLLEKTFVLTKLSGFSRNLRNEITKNCRYYFIDNGIRNALINNFNPLELRNDTGELWENYLVIERLKRQEYLCAAANNYFWRTYTKQEMDFVEEREGRLYGYEMKWGKAKPRPPKEWLKAYPEASYMVVNRENYLDFIT; from the coding sequence ATGTATATAGTTCAAAAACAAATGGAAAATCTAAGGCGGTTGCTGGCTCCGGGTAAGGTTATTGTAATTTACGGTCCGCGGCGCACCGGCAAGACTACGCTGTTAACTGAGTTTTTAAAGCGAGAAAAGAAGCCTTATCTGCTGGTAAATGGTGAGGACATTACCGTACAGGGATATCTTTCAAGTCAGTCACTGGAAAAGCTTAAAGCCTTCGTTGGTGCTAATCGTCTGCTTGTTGTAGATGAAGCGCAAAAAGTACCAAATATTGGGCTTAACCTTAAACTGATTATTGACCATCTCTCCGGGATAAGGATTATCGCTACAGGCTCATCATCATTTGACCTTGCACGGAGCATTGGAGAGCCGCTTACCGGCAGGAAATATACTCTTAAACTTTTTCCTCTTGCTCAAATTGAGATTGGACAGATAGAACAGCGAAATCAGACGGATGCCAATCTGGAAAGCCGGCTTATATATGGGTCTTATCCGGAAATTGTGCTTATGCAGGATAACCGCGTGCGGGAGCAGTACCTCAAGGGGATAGTCTCATCCTATCTATACAAGGATATTTTGGAACTGGATGGTATCCGTCATTCTGCAAAGATAAGCCGTCTTTTACAACTCGTCGCTTTTCAGATTGGCAAGGAAGTTTCCTATACCGAGTTAGCCAATAGCCTGGGGATGAGCAAGAATACTGCGGAGCGCTATCTTGATCTTCTTGAAAAGACTTTTGTCCTTACAAAACTTTCCGGTTTTAGCCGCAACCTGCGAAATGAAATCACCAAGAACTGCCGCTATTACTTCATAGACAATGGGATTCGTAACGCGCTTATCAACAACTTTAACCCTCTGGAGTTGCGTAATGATACAGGAGAGCTCTGGGAAAACTATCTCGTCATTGAGCGGTTGAAGAGGCAAGAATATCTGTGTGCAGCCGCCAACAACTATTTTTGGCGCACATATACGAAGCAGGAGATGGACTTTGTTGAAGAACGGGAAGGAAGACTCTACGGCTATGAGATGAAATGGGGGAAGGCAAAGCCTCGTCCGCCTAAAGAATGGCTCAAAGCTTATCCTGAGGCGTCATATATGGTTGTGAACCGGGAGAATTATCTGGATTTCATTACATAG
- a CDS encoding isochorismatase family protein has translation MIDTFSPADSVLLLIDHQLGTMKLIKNIPIDLVKRNTLALAKTAKILNIPVVLTSSQERNVQGPLLPELEHILPEAFAARIQRAGIVNAWNDLNFKKAVEATGRRNLIMAGVTTDVCLVFPAISACREGYHVQAVIDASGSPYELSEDMSRRRMEREGVVLTATNTLMAELAQDWSRPEGGQLLGILFQEVLPPIA, from the coding sequence ATGATCGATACATTTTCACCCGCTGACAGTGTGCTCTTGCTCATCGACCATCAACTGGGGACGATGAAGCTCATCAAGAATATCCCCATTGATTTGGTCAAGCGAAACACGCTGGCTCTCGCTAAGACAGCCAAGATACTAAACATTCCCGTCGTCCTCACGAGTTCACAGGAACGGAACGTCCAGGGACCATTGTTGCCGGAGCTTGAACATATTCTTCCAGAGGCTTTCGCTGCCAGAATCCAGCGTGCTGGCATTGTTAACGCATGGAATGATCTGAACTTCAAGAAAGCTGTCGAAGCGACAGGTCGCAGGAATCTCATCATGGCTGGTGTGACCACCGACGTGTGTTTGGTGTTTCCGGCAATCAGTGCCTGCCGCGAGGGCTACCATGTGCAAGCAGTTATAGATGCTTCAGGGTCGCCTTACGAACTTTCCGAAGATATGTCGCGGCGGCGCATGGAACGCGAGGGAGTGGTGCTTACTGCGACAAACACGCTCATGGCTGAACTTGCTCAGGACTGGAGTCGGCCAGAAGGCGGCCAGTTGCTTGGCATACTGTTTCAAGAAGTACTTCCGCCAATCGCCTAA
- a CDS encoding DNA internalization-related competence protein ComEC/Rec2 has product MPVKKYPLLLVLIPFISGILFGKGFPSSSFYIYITATVISALFLLLSLYLGGRKLSLLIVVISISFLSGFTVWRIHAERDLKMQDEVIEFDRMPAVVRGIIVSIPQRTQNGVEFEIEPEKILIGEKLHSFPGHLLVSLKAPYETDEMPRYGELIQASGTLHVPGSYRNFEGFDYGEYMREKDISLILSVKSHLFFKVIEEGRGAQILSFIYAMRERAIDTLNREIVFPLAPLGAGIIFGERSTIPDEIENYFKLSGTYHLFAISGFNIGIMSLACFAFFRGLGLSRKTAAIPAAVVVVIYSLMSGMGDSVKRAMIMALTYFAAIILERERDVLNSLFVSLLIILVLYPSSIDDAGFLLTFAASFFLITCTPFIYEKLAFIPGVYLRGLISASIAAQIGVIPVLACFFNYISLMSVFANIVAVPIASAAFIWGIVSLIVSQIITSSASFFCGVEEVILYILFECVNFFSTLPLSYLRIISPGYPEVVLYYLITAYIFLIPAKNRKTYIPHIAALLLISLFTARAEGFLRPPECLTVTVLDVGEGEAIVLQGAGGKIFLIDTGGTYDNKFDIGESVVVPYLLKSGISSIDGVIITHPHPDHMYGLASIAKSFNVGCVYISKCFSPENNSVYRYVNQELSKKGIEIKQVVAGDKILIDDTVEVLAEYPAETDCNEAFGNINNLSLLLKVSFGGKAMLFTGDIEEPAIEKILERGIDVKCDVLKIPHHGGRTSASKKLIERTGAGIAVVSAGKGNNFGHPSKEVLNNLQESNIKLYRTDIDGAVKIMLRKDGIEVKKAVEGR; this is encoded by the coding sequence GTGCCGGTTAAAAAATATCCTCTTCTCTTAGTTCTGATCCCCTTTATTTCAGGGATTCTTTTTGGAAAAGGATTCCCGTCTTCATCATTTTACATATACATTACAGCTACTGTCATATCTGCTTTGTTTCTTCTTCTTTCATTATATCTCGGCGGAAGAAAGCTCTCCCTCTTGATAGTTGTAATCTCAATTTCTTTTTTATCCGGTTTTACTGTCTGGCGCATTCATGCAGAAAGAGATTTGAAAATGCAAGATGAGGTCATAGAGTTTGATCGTATGCCGGCGGTGGTAAGAGGGATAATTGTCTCTATCCCCCAGAGAACTCAAAACGGTGTGGAGTTTGAGATTGAGCCGGAAAAAATATTGATAGGGGAAAAACTTCATTCATTCCCCGGGCACCTCCTTGTTTCTTTAAAGGCTCCATATGAAACAGATGAGATGCCCCGCTATGGAGAGTTAATACAGGCATCAGGCACATTGCATGTACCGGGCAGTTACAGAAACTTTGAAGGCTTTGATTACGGTGAGTATATGAGAGAAAAAGACATATCTCTTATTCTTTCTGTAAAAAGCCATCTATTCTTTAAGGTCATAGAAGAAGGCAGAGGAGCCCAGATCCTTTCATTCATATATGCGATGAGAGAGCGGGCAATCGATACATTAAACAGAGAGATAGTTTTTCCGCTTGCCCCACTTGGGGCAGGTATCATCTTTGGTGAGAGAAGCACAATCCCAGATGAAATAGAAAATTATTTTAAACTGTCAGGCACGTATCATCTTTTTGCCATTTCAGGGTTCAATATAGGGATTATGAGCCTTGCATGTTTTGCATTTTTCCGCGGGCTTGGACTGAGCCGCAAAACTGCAGCAATCCCGGCTGCTGTTGTTGTGGTTATTTATTCTCTGATGTCCGGGATGGGAGATTCTGTAAAAAGGGCTATGATAATGGCTCTTACATATTTTGCCGCTATAATACTTGAAAGGGAAAGAGATGTTTTAAACTCCCTCTTTGTTTCATTACTTATTATCCTTGTTCTCTATCCATCGAGCATTGATGATGCAGGGTTCCTGCTCACCTTCGCAGCGTCGTTCTTTCTCATCACCTGTACGCCATTTATTTATGAAAAGCTCGCCTTCATACCGGGTGTATATCTAAGAGGTCTTATCTCCGCGTCAATAGCTGCACAGATAGGAGTGATCCCTGTGCTTGCCTGCTTTTTTAATTATATCTCATTGATGAGCGTGTTTGCGAATATTGTTGCTGTGCCTATTGCCTCGGCTGCATTTATCTGGGGGATTGTAAGTCTGATAGTATCCCAGATAATCACATCATCTGCTTCATTTTTCTGCGGAGTAGAAGAGGTGATTTTATATATTCTCTTTGAGTGCGTGAATTTTTTTTCAACGCTTCCACTTTCCTATCTAAGAATTATTTCGCCGGGATATCCTGAAGTAGTCCTTTATTATTTAATCACTGCATATATATTTTTAATCCCTGCAAAAAACAGGAAGACATATATTCCTCATATTGCTGCCCTTCTTCTTATCTCGCTTTTTACTGCAAGGGCAGAAGGATTCTTAAGACCGCCTGAATGTCTTACGGTCACTGTCCTTGATGTCGGAGAGGGTGAGGCAATTGTGCTTCAAGGAGCGGGCGGAAAAATATTTTTGATAGACACAGGGGGAACCTATGACAACAAATTCGATATTGGCGAAAGTGTGGTGGTTCCATATTTGTTGAAAAGCGGCATATCATCTATTGACGGAGTCATCATAACACATCCTCATCCTGACCATATGTATGGACTTGCCTCGATTGCGAAGAGCTTTAATGTTGGTTGCGTTTACATTTCAAAGTGCTTTTCTCCGGAGAACAATTCTGTTTATAGATATGTGAATCAGGAGCTTTCTAAAAAAGGAATCGAGATAAAGCAGGTCGTCGCAGGTGATAAGATTCTCATTGATGATACTGTTGAAGTCCTTGCAGAGTATCCTGCCGAGACAGACTGTAATGAGGCTTTCGGCAATATAAACAATCTTTCACTTTTGTTGAAGGTAAGTTTTGGAGGCAAAGCAATGCTCTTTACCGGAGATATTGAAGAGCCTGCCATTGAGAAGATACTTGAGCGAGGAATTGATGTAAAGTGCGATGTTCTTAAGATTCCCCATCATGGAGGAAGGACATCAGCATCGAAAAAACTGATAGAAAGAACTGGTGCAGGCATAGCTGTCGTGTCGGCAGGGAAGGGGAACAATTTCGGGCATCCCTCGAAAGAGGTTCTTAATAATTTACAAGAGAGCAATATTAAATTATACAGGACTGACATTGACGGGGCGGTAAAAATAATGTTGAGAAAAGATGGAATAGAAGTTAAGAAAGCAGTGGAAGGGAGATAA
- a CDS encoding type II toxin-antitoxin system HicB family antitoxin, whose translation MKLKVILEQSEEGGYTAIVPSLPGCISEGNSKEEALTNIKEAIELYLEPLDDDLQTFPNAEVVEIAL comes from the coding sequence ATGAAACTGAAAGTCATATTAGAACAGAGTGAGGAGGGGGGATACACTGCAATAGTTCCTAGTCTCCCTGGCTGTATTAGCGAAGGCAACTCCAAAGAGGAAGCTTTGACCAATATAAAAGAGGCTATAGAGCTTTATCTTGAACCGCTCGATGATGATCTTCAAACATTTCCGAACGCAGAGGTTGTTGAAATTGCTCTATGA
- a CDS encoding putative porin: protein MNKLKLFIMSLAFILCTSLSFAGEVDILVKKLVEKGLITQQEANDMLSETKAEENKDYEEKKQAVVAEVKDEIAKSQDKLKDTILPSWIKNTTFSGDMRLRYAFDKMEDFDPSTRAEINSPDRHRGRFRLRYGFETTVNDKVKVGFRLASGTGEQVSTNQTMQDTFSQKNIWIDRAYLEVKPIPELRFAGGKIENPFYTTDLLWDPDITPEGVVVQAKKTFGEKDFNIEPFVTAGFFPIDESSTDSNDVSLYGLQGGISAALFGTKLKFAGGYYDFHNIKGAALEDVSPTVVKKTNTVITDADGKNRFAYDYRLFTLTGEFTPIEFSIGEMKIPVTFYGDYVTNTVSNVKNETGSLGGIRIGSIKNSGDFQISYDYRRLEKDAIYEPIADSDFHGGGTNSKGSKYQANYALFKNTTLGVTFFDADGANQSYKKVKTLFVDMVVKF, encoded by the coding sequence TTGAACAAGCTTAAATTGTTTATTATGTCATTAGCATTTATTCTCTGCACTTCGCTCTCTTTCGCAGGTGAAGTTGATATCCTTGTTAAAAAGCTCGTTGAAAAAGGCTTGATAACCCAGCAGGAAGCCAATGATATGCTTTCAGAAACAAAGGCTGAAGAGAATAAAGACTATGAAGAAAAAAAACAGGCAGTGGTGGCAGAAGTAAAAGATGAGATCGCCAAGTCACAGGATAAGCTGAAAGACACAATCCTTCCATCATGGATCAAGAACACAACATTCTCCGGTGATATGAGATTGAGATACGCATTTGATAAAATGGAAGACTTCGACCCTTCAACCAGAGCAGAAATCAATTCTCCTGACAGGCACAGGGGAAGATTCAGGCTCCGCTATGGATTTGAAACAACAGTAAATGACAAAGTGAAAGTCGGCTTCAGGCTTGCATCAGGCACAGGAGAACAGGTATCAACAAACCAGACCATGCAGGACACGTTTTCACAGAAGAATATCTGGATTGACCGTGCATATCTTGAAGTAAAGCCGATTCCTGAACTTAGATTTGCAGGCGGAAAAATCGAGAATCCATTTTACACAACAGACCTTTTATGGGATCCTGATATCACTCCCGAGGGTGTAGTTGTACAGGCAAAAAAGACCTTCGGAGAAAAGGATTTTAATATAGAGCCCTTTGTTACCGCAGGCTTCTTCCCAATTGATGAATCATCAACTGATTCAAATGATGTCTCTCTATATGGATTGCAGGGAGGAATATCTGCCGCACTTTTTGGGACAAAACTTAAATTCGCAGGCGGCTACTATGATTTCCATAACATAAAAGGCGCAGCCTTAGAAGATGTCAGCCCCACAGTTGTAAAAAAGACCAACACAGTTATAACAGACGCTGATGGCAAAAATCGGTTTGCCTATGACTATAGACTTTTCACGCTGACAGGCGAGTTTACACCAATAGAGTTCAGTATCGGTGAAATGAAAATCCCGGTCACTTTCTACGGCGACTACGTAACTAATACCGTCAGCAACGTAAAAAATGAAACCGGCTCTCTTGGCGGAATAAGAATAGGCTCTATAAAAAATTCCGGTGACTTTCAGATATCCTATGATTACAGAAGGCTTGAGAAAGATGCGATTTATGAACCTATAGCTGATTCAGATTTCCACGGCGGCGGCACGAATTCAAAAGGGAGCAAGTATCAGGCAAATT
- a CDS encoding NAD-dependent deacylase: MYSIIPDALKEVLKRAKSVVVLTGAGISAESGVPTFRGKDGLWKTYRAEELATPEAFYRNPALVWEWYDWRRQLIVPLSPNDGHRAVAEMEKKFENFLLVTQNVDGLHRKAGSSKMLEIHGNIWNVRCTKEGTVKECLDVPLKEIPPKCACGALLRPHIVWFGESLDRQILDKAISVTEACDVFFSVGTSALVQPAASFAMMAKEHGAYVVEINYDETPISDTVDLSLRGKSGEILPEILREIIVS; this comes from the coding sequence ATGTATTCAATTATCCCTGACGCATTGAAAGAGGTTTTAAAAAGAGCAAAATCCGTAGTTGTCCTTACCGGTGCGGGAATCTCCGCTGAAAGCGGGGTGCCCACATTCAGGGGAAAAGACGGACTATGGAAAACCTACCGTGCAGAGGAACTTGCAACACCGGAGGCATTCTACCGCAATCCAGCACTTGTCTGGGAATGGTATGACTGGAGAAGGCAGTTGATTGTGCCTCTCTCACCAAACGATGGCCACAGAGCAGTTGCTGAAATGGAAAAGAAGTTTGAGAATTTCCTTCTTGTCACGCAGAATGTTGACGGACTTCACCGTAAGGCGGGGAGTTCTAAGATGCTTGAGATCCACGGTAATATCTGGAATGTGAGGTGTACAAAAGAAGGAACGGTTAAAGAATGTCTTGATGTGCCGCTAAAAGAAATCCCGCCCAAATGCGCCTGCGGTGCCTTGCTTCGTCCCCACATTGTATGGTTTGGCGAGTCATTGGACAGGCAGATACTTGATAAGGCAATCTCTGTGACAGAAGCCTGCGATGTTTTCTTCTCTGTGGGGACTTCGGCGCTTGTCCAGCCTGCGGCATCATTTGCCATGATGGCTAAAGAGCATGGCGCCTATGTAGTCGAAATCAATTACGATGAAACGCCGATCTCCGACACGGTTGACCTTTCCCTTCGCGGCAAATCAGGTGAGATACTTCCGGAGATTCTGAGGGAGATAATTGTTAGTTAG